The genomic stretch AAGGGGGGTCTTCGAAGTCGTCAAAGCGCCTACTCTGGTCTGGACGGGCCGAAGGACTCGACCGCAGGTGATCTCATATAGCGGGTCCGCCACATCCGGCAAATGCCGGACCTCGGCAGTTTCACTCTGGCACGGGAGGAAGCGCGCGCGCAACCGCGCAGCAGCACGGTCTCACTTCCGATCCCCTTATTCCCCAAATATTTATCTCTCATGTGACAAATTTCCCACAGGCTTTGGAGCGGCGGCGACGCCCGCAGCGCTGGCCTCGCTCTTGAAACGCCCGTCGCGGTCGACGTGATTCGTCTCGCAATGGCGTCGGACCTGGGCGAAACTGACATCGACGAGGGGCGAATCATGGCCACCACGCCATTTTGGATCAATAGGTCGGCGTTTCTGGGCAGCCTTCCCGGCCCTTCGAGAGCCGCAGAGCAGAGCGCGGCCGGCCGCGAAGGCGTCATGACGAACGGATCGCTGGAGACGGAGGCGCTCGACGTCGAGCGGATGAGCGAGCGCGTCCGCGATTGGGCCGAGCTCGTGTCGCGCGCCATCGAGCCCAATGGATTTCTGGAGCCCGGCTTCGCTTTGCCGGCGGCGCGGCATTTTCCGGCGAAATCGCGTCCGCTCTTCGTCACCGTCTGGCGGCGGGCGGGCGTTCAGGGCGCGCGGCGGCTGGTCGCGCTGTTTCCCATCGTCGCGCCCGGCTTCTCGCTCGGCGCGGCGACGGCGCGCGGCTGGCTGCACAAGCAGGCCGCGCTGGCGACGCCGCTGCTCGATCGCGAATGCGCGGAGGAGGCGGCCGCCGCCCTTCTCGACTGGTTCGCCGGCAATCGCTCCGGCGCGGGCGCCGTGCTCATTCCCATGACGCCGATGAGCGGGCCGGTCTTCGCCGCCTTCACCCGCGCCGCGCGCGCCACCGGGCGCGACTGGCGCGTGCTCGATCGGCATGAGCGCGCCGCTCTGCTCGCCGGCGGCGATCCCGAGGAGGTGTGGACGCGCATGTCCTCGCGCAAGGCGCTGAGCGAGATGCGCCGCCGCCGCCGCCGCCTCGAGGAGGCCGGCGAGCTGAAGCGCGTCGTCTATTCGACGCCGGCCGAGATTCCCCGCGCGACGGAGGATTTTCTGGCGCTCGAGGCCAGCGGCTGGAAGGCGGAGCGGGGCGCGCTGCTCGGCCATCCCTCGCTCGCCACTTTCGTGCGCAGCGCGACCCGTCTGCTGGCGCGTGAGGGCAAGATTCGCATTCACAGCCTCGAGCTCGCCGGCAAGCCGATCGCCATGGGCGTTGTCATCGAGAGCGGCGCGCGCTCCTATTTCTGGAAGATCGCCTATGACGAGAGCCTGCGCGCCCAGGCCCCGGGCGTGCAGCTCGTCTACGCCATCACCGAAATGCAATCGGAGCGCGCCGATATGGCGATCACCGATTCCTGCGCCATTCCCGGCCACTATATGATCGAGCGCTGCTGGCCCGATCGTCTCGTCGTCTGCGATCTGATGGTGCAGGCGAAGACCGACGGCGTCACGCAATTCGCCGAGGCGCACGCCAAGGAAGTCTGGCGGCGGCGTCTGCGCGAGACGGCGAAGCGGCTCTATCACCGCGTGCTGAGCCGCAAGCGGTGAGCGGACGCCACCGCGCGTCCGCACGCGACCGGAGGCCGGGACATGATCCGCGTCGGCATAGGGGGATGGAGCTTCGCGCCCTGGCGCGGGCTGTTCTATCCGCAGACGCTGCCTGTCGGCGAGGAGCTCGCTTTCGCGAGCCGCCATGTGACGGCGATCGAGATCAACGCCACATTCTATCGCACGCAATCTCGCGCGAGCTTCGTGAAATGGCGCGAGGCGACGCCCGATGATTTCGTCTTCGCGGTCAAGGCGCATCGCGCCGCCGTCAACGCCCGCGCTTTGTCGGAGACGGGCGAGACGATCGAGCATTTCCTCGCGAGCGGCGTGACGGAGCTTTCCGACAAGCTCGGCCCCATCCTCTGGCAGCTGCCGCCCTATAGGCGCTTTCACGCCGAGGAGCTCGCCGCCTTTTTGAAGCTGCTGCCAAAAAAGCGCGGCGCGCTTCGCCTGCGTCATGCGCTCGAGGTTCGCCACCCATCTTTTCTCGACGAGAAATTCATCGCTCTGCTACGCGCGGAAAATATCGCCGCGGTCTTCGTCGATTCCGCCGATGATCCTGCGATTGCCGACGCCACCGCCGATTTCGTCTATGCGCGGCTCAAACATGCGCGCGACGATCGCGTCATCGGCTATCCGGCGGAAGAGCTGGATCTCTGGGCGCGGCGCGCGCGCGAATGGGAGAGGGGCGCAACGCCCGCCGATCTTCCGCATCTCGCCGCGCCGGCGACGAAGAACGCGCGCGATGTTTTCGTCTTCGTGATCAATGGCGCCAAGCGGCGCGCGCCGGCCGCGGCGCAGGCGCTCATTGCGCGGCTTCGGGCTTGACGTCGTCCTTCTTGCAGATCGCCTTCAGCGCCGCCCAATTTTCGTCGTCGAGCAGCGGCGGCCCGCGCTCGCCTCTGTCTGCCGCGGCGAGCGCCGCGAGCCGATCGGCGGTCAGCGGATGATCGTGCAGCAGGCCGAAGGCGCTATTCTCCGCGCCGGAGATGCGCGTCAGCAGATCGCCGAGCGGCTTGGCCGGGCGGCCGAGCCGGGCCATCAGATCGGCGGCGAATGCGTCGGCCTGCGCTTCCGCCTCGCGCGAATGGGCGGCGCCGATCAGCGCCTTGCTGGCGAAGACCAGCGCGCCGGCGCCGGTCACATCGCCGAACAGCAGGCCGATGAGATAGGAGGTTCCGCCCGTGGCGATGAGCTTGCGCATGGAGTCGCGATGTTTGAGATGGCCGATCTCATGGGCGACGACGCCGGCCACTTCGTCCGGCGTCTTAGCGCGGGTCAGCAGTCCCGAGAACACATAGATCTTGCCGCCGGGCAGAGCGAGCGCATTGGGAATGGCGGATCGCAGCGCTTCTATGCGCGCCGGCTCTTCCAGCGCGGCGGCGGATTGCAACCGCTCGGACAATCGCGTCAGCGCTCTCGCGCCTTTCTCGCCGCCGCAAGGCTCGGCGGAAAAGACGCTGCGCAATTGCGCCTCCGCGGCCTCGCCGATCCGCCGCTCGAAGGAATGAGGCACGAGCGGCGCGATACGATCGGCCGCGAAGGGAATGCCGAACCAGATCAGCGCGACGAAGCTCGTCGTCGCGGCCAGCGACCAATAGACGATCGCGCGATTCGCGCCGGGCCGCGTCTTGCCGGCGAGATAGGGGCAGCGCGCGATGATCTCATTGTGGAGGCGCGGATCGTGCAATTCGAGGCGCGCCAGCTCGCCCGCCGCCGCCGTCTCGCGCCGCAGCGCGAAGATCGGCGAGTCGATGCGGCGAATATCGTCATAGGGCCAGGAGGCGAGCGTCGCGCCATTCTGGACGATCTCCAACGACGCGCCGAAGCGCAGAGCGACGCGCCGCTTGCGGCTGCTCCAGCCGTCGAAGAAGATCACGGCCTCGTCGTCGAGAGCTTCCGGCTGCGGCTCCGCGCTCATGTCAGAAGCCGACGACGTCGAGACTATCGGCGAAACCCTCGCCGATGGCGCTCGGCGTGACGCTGGCGTGCATCGCGACATCCTCCGCTTCCGCGAGATCATGGACGACGACCGAGCTCGCGACGAGCTTCCAGACGCGCTGTGTGAGAAAGATACGCGAGGCGACACCGATCGCGAGAAAGGTCGCGACATAGACGCCGATCCAGGCGGTCATTGTCCCGATGGGAAATTGCCGACCTGGGGTTACGGCGCCCTGGAAGCCGGTCATCTTGGCCGCCACGATCACGAGAACGATCGCGACAATGGTCAGGCCGACGACGATGGCGAACAGAGCGTAGTAGTTGGTCAGCAGCCTGGTCGTGTCGAGCTTGCTCTCGAGGCGAATTCCGCCGAGGCGCAGCCCGTCGATCCACCAGCGCCATTGCGCGCCTTTGAAGGCGGCGTAGAGCGAAGGATACAGCAGAAAGGCGACGACAACGCCGAGGATGATGAGCAGCCCCGTCGCGCTGGAATTGTTCACCATGGTGCGGCCGCTTCCATCGCCGGCAGGCACGCCTGGGCGCTCGGATGAGCGAGCGAGGACATACAGCAGCATTGGATAGGCCAGCGAGACCGCCCAGATCCACCAGCCGCGCTTGAAGAAATCGCCGCCGCGGCCGACGAAATCGCCCTCCAGCGCGCCATAATAGGTGTTGCGCATCTTATAGCGCTCGAGCGCCGCCTCCGCCCAGGGCAGGGCGAGGCCGAGCGTGAGCGCGATCAGCAGTCCCCAGCCGATGGCGCGGAACATATAGGCGAGGCCGGAGCCGCCCATGCCGAAACGCAGGCCGCGCCAGGCGCTGCGGTTGAGCCGATAGCGCCGCGCGCGATAGATGGCGAACTGGCCGAAGGCGGCGAAGAACAGGCCCAGCGGCAGCGAGGCGAAGGCCTTTTGCCGCTCCGCCTCGAAGCCGACGACGATATAGGCGATATAGACGGGCGCGAGAATGGCGAGCGCGAAGAAGAAGCCGAACAATAGCTCGCGCGCCGTGCCGACATATTCCAGCGCATCGCCGCCGATGACCGTGCTCGACCAGAGATAGCGGCGCATATTGGTTGCGAGCCAGAAGCGATAGAAGCCGGCCGTCACCAGCTCCAGCAGCGCGCCGCGCGTGACCAGACGGCGAAACGCCCCATTGTCGCCGGTGAAGAGGACCGGGACCGGCGCCGCCTCGGAAGGAGATCGCGCGGCGACGTGCTCGTCCGCGAAGGAAATGTCGCTCATGATGCGATCCGCCTTTCGCAATGTTTTCGTTATGTAACTGCCCTACAGTATAAGCTGGATGAGGCCGCGGCAAGCTTCGATCTGGACCGATGCGCGTTATATTCGCATGTCGGATGAGAAAAGGAGCGGCCGATGGCGGAGCATTGGTTTATTTCGGGCGCCAATAGGGGCATCGGCCATGGGCTGGCGATGCTGCTCGCGGACCGCGGCGACGATGTCGACGCCTCCGTGCGCAGCGAGGAAGCGCGCGAGCGGCTGCAGAAAGATGTGGCGCGCCATCGCGCGCGCTTCTCGATTCATGTCTTCGACCAGCGCGACGAGGCCGGGATTCGCGCCGCCGCGCGCGAGCTGGCGGGGCCGCTCGACGTCCTCGTCTGCAACGCCGGCGCATATGGGCCGCAGACGCAATCGACATTGGACATGGATTTTCCCGGCGCGCTCGATCTCTTCGACGTCAATACGCTGGGGCCGTTGCGGCTCGTCCAGGCCTTTTTGCCGCTGATGCTGCGCGCCGACAATCCGCGCATCGCGCTGATGTCGAGCGGGCTCGGCTCCATGGCGATGGAGGGCTCCACCAATATCGCCTATCGCGCCGCCAAAGCGGCGCTGAACAAGATCGCCCAAGGCCTCGCCCATGATCTGAAGCGCGAGAAGGTCACGGTCGTCGCGCTCAGTCCCGGCTGGGTGCGCACCGATATGGGCGGGAAAAACGCCGATCTCTCCGTAGAGGAGAGCGCGAGCGGAATCCTGAAGACGCTGGACGCGCTGACCCTGGCGGACACCGGCCGCTTTCTCGATTATCGCGGCCGCGACGTTCCTTGGTAGCCGTCAATGCAGCGGGCGTGAGACCACATCGGCGCCGGCCGAGGCGGTGTCGTTCATCTGCTCGCCGAGACGCTGCAGCTGATCGCCGAGATTTTCGCGGGTGCGCGGATCGACGATGGCGAAGGGCGTCGAGACGGCGACGCTCGCCGCCGTTCCCACGGTCGAGGCCGCGCCGGTCGCCACTTGGCCGAGGCGCTCGCCCACGCCATTCTGATTGTCGGCGAGCGTCTGGCCCTGCGCCAGCCGCGCGCCGATGGAGCGCACGATCTCCGGCGATTGCGCGAATGTGCCATGGCCGAGCGGGTCGGCGGATTTCACCGTCGAGAGATCGACGACGGTGAAGCGCCGCTCCGCCAGAGCGTCCTTGAACGGCTCGCGCGCAGGATCGATGCCGCCGAGCCGCACCTTGTCGCCCCATACATGGCGGGAGGCGGCCAGCGCCTCGTCCTCGCGCGAGACGAAGAGGGTGAAGATGGCGCGATGCTCGTCGATCTCGGCGATCTGCCGCGTGAACACGTCGTAATCGACGTCGGGCGCGGCGAGCATCACATTTTTGATCTTGGATGGGAGGCCGCGGTCGCGGATTGCCATTTGGCGCAGCGCCTCCAGCGTCACCCAATTGCCCATGGAATGCGCCAATATCGAGATCTCGCCGACGGACGGGTCCTTGGCGAGCATATGCAGCACATGCTCCAGCGCGTCGCGGGAATAGCTCGCGCTCTCATGGTCATAGCCATAGTCGAGCAGCTTGCCGCGCGAGGGCCAGGTGAACAGCACCGGCAGCGCGCTCGTGCCGGAATCATGGACGATCTGCGCGAGGCGATAGACCGCCTCGGCGAAGAGCGTGTTGAAGCCGTGGACGAAGACCAGCGCCTGACGCTTGGGCGTCTTGACGATGCGCGCGTCGAAGCGGCGCGCCGCCTCCTGCTGGCCGAGCAGATCGGCGCGCAGCGTGACGAACTCGCGCGTGGGATCGCCCGGCAGAGAATCCGGCCATTGCACTTCGCCGATCTGGCGCGCGCCGTCCGGCGGAATGGAGATGGCGATATCGGCGAAGGCGAGGCCCTTGCCGCGCTCGCCGGTGAAGAGATCTCCCGGCTCCGCGCCGCGATCGCTGCGCGTCGTGGCGACCAGCAATTCGACGCGATTCGTTCCCGCGGTCTGCGGCTGCGGCGTCAGCACGCCATGGGGACGTCCGCCGCAGCCGCCCGTCGCGAGGGCGAGGCAGAGGGCGAACGACGAAAAACGAACGCGTTTCGAAAAGCGGCTCATTCGGCAAAGCTCCCGATCCGCACCGGGAATAAACCGCCGGCCGAGACGAGTCACGCGCTTCCATTCCCCTTCGAGGGGCGGGTGCGACGATCGATCGGGAAAGATCGGACATCGAAAGGTGTTAGTAACCGGTGTGTTGCGAGATTACGTGCAAATTTTCAAACTCATAGCGAAGTGTGCGATCCATGGCGGACAGCTCGGCCGGGAAACTTCCCTGCGCCTTTCTCCTCGCGGCGACTCTCGCCGCTTGCTTCACGCCCGTCGCCCTCGGCTGGGCCGGCGGCGACCCGCTGCTCTGCTGGATCGCAGCGGCGCTCGCTGCTTTCGCGGCGGCGAGCGCGATCGAGCGCCGCCTCTCGGCGCAGATCGTCGCCTTGGAGAAGATCGCCGCGGGCGATCGCTACGCGCCTTTTCCGCCCGCGAGCGGACGTTCGGCGGCGCGGCTCCGCGGCGTCGCGGAGGAGCTGCGTCGCGCTCTGATCGCCGCCGACGCTTTCGCCGTCGCCGAGCGCAGCCGCGCGGCCGAGCAGTCGATTCGCGAGGCCGGCCGCGCCTTTTTCATGCAGCGGCTGCGCCAGATCGCGGAGGAGACCGAAGATGCGCTCGCCGTCGCCGACGCCGGCGCGCGATCGGCGGCGGGCGACTGCGCCGCCTGCAATGGCGACATGCTCCGCGGTCTCTCCGACGCGGCCGCCGCCGCGGCCACGGCGGCGCAGAATGTCGATGGACTGGCGCTGGCGGCGCGGGACGCCATCATCGGCCTCGTGGCGCGCTCCTCGCGCCAGGTGACGGCGTCGCGCATGGCGGCCGATCGCAGCGCGGCCGATCTCGCGCGCGCGGAAGACATCGTGCGCGGCCTCGCCGCCGCCGCCGGCCGCATCGGCGCGGTGAGCAAGCTCATTCAGTCGATCGCCGGCCAGACCTCGCTGCTCGCGCTCAATGCGACCATAGAGGCGGCGCGCGCCGGCGAGAGCGGGCGCGGCTTCGCCGTGGTGGCGAGCGAGGTGAAGACGCTCGCCAATCAGACCGCGCGCGCCGCCGCCGAAATAGAGACGCAGATCGACTCCATACGTTACGCGGTGGAGGACACGGTCGGCGCCATCGCCGAAGTGTCGACGAGCGTCGAGGCGGTCGCCGGCGTCAATCGCGACCTCGCCGACACTCTGAGCCGGGAGGCGGCCGAGCTCGAAGACATAGGGGCGCGCGCATCCCTCGTCGCCCGCGGCGTCGGCGAGGCGCTGCCGGATGTCGGCGGCGCCGTGGCGCGGGCGCATTCCGGCGGCCGCTCGGCGCTCGCCGCCGCGCAGACGATGCTCGGCAGCTCGAAGAGCCTCGTTTGCGCCGTCGATCGCTATTTCGCCGATCTCGACAATGGCGCGATCCGCATCGGCATATTGCATTCGCTCTCCGGCACGATGACGAGCAGCGAGCGGCCGCTGCAGGAGCTGCTGACGATGCTGGTCGAGCGCTGCAATGCGCAGGGCGGCCTCCTCGGACGCCCGCTCGAGGCGGTGATCCTCGATCCGCGCTCCGATCCCGCCCTCTACGCCGAGCAGGCGCGCCTTCTCTTGGAGGAGCGCGGCGTCGCGGCTATCTTCGGATGCTGGACCTCCGCCTCGCGCAAAGCCGTGCTTCCGGTGGTCGAAAAGGCCAAGGGCCTGCTCTTCTATCCGAGCCAATATGAGGGCGAGGAGCGCTCGCCCAATATCGTCTATGCCGGCGGCACGCCGAGCCAGACGGCGATCCCCGCCGTGGATTTTCTTAAAGGTCTCGGCGCGCGGCGCTTTCTGCTCATCGGCAATGACGACGTCTATCCGCGCGTCACCAACGCCATTCTGCGCGCCTATCTCGTCGCCCATGGCGCGGACGCGTCCGATATCGCCGAAATCTATGCGCCGCCCGGCCTCGAGGATTGGCGCGCCATCGCCAGGGACGCGCGTCGCTTCGCCGCCCGGTCCGGCGCGGCGATCGTCTCGACGGTGAGCGGCGACGCCAATCTGCGCTTTTTCGGCGCGCTCGGCGACGTCGCCTTCGCGCCGACCTTGTCGCTGTCGATCGGCGAGGCGGAGCTGCCGGCGCTCGCGCATTGCGATATCGACGGGCTCTATGTCGCATGGAACTACCTCCAGTCGATCGACTGCCCGGAGAACCGTAGCTTCGTCGCGCAATGGCGGCGCTATAAGAACGAGTCCGACGCCACGACCAATGACGCGATGGAGGCGAGCTATCTCGGCTTCGAGCTATGGCGCGCGGCGGTCGTCGCTGCGGGCTCCGTCGATGTCGCGGCGGTGCGTCGCGCGCTGCCGCTGCATGCGCTCCGCGCGCCGAGCGGCTTCTCCCTGAGGCTGGACGCCGAGACGCAGCATTTGCACAAGCCGGCTTTCATCGGCCGCGTCGCGCGTGGAGGCATCGCTCCGGTCTTCGTCGGGGAGGGGCTGATCGCGCCGCAGCCCTGGAGCCCTTGGCTCACCAAGAACCGCGCCGGAAAGGCGCGCGCTGCGTGACGGCGCGAGATCGCGCGCCGCCGAAAACGAAACGAGCCCGAAGGCTCGCAGTGCGAAGGCCGTAGCCCCCGGACCGCGAGCCTTCGGGCTCGCTCGAAACAGGCCCTGAGGAAATCAGGGCGTGGCGGCGGTCTTCAGCTTGGAGAGGGCGCGGATTTTCACGCGCACGCTCGCCGGCTTGGCGGCGGCCTTCACCATCTCGCCCGTGGCGGGATTGCGCACCAGAGTGCCGGCCTTACGCGCCGGAACCTTGCGCAGCGATACTTTCAGCAGGCCGGGCAGGGTGAACTCGCCGACGCCGCGCGGATGCACGGAGCCGAGGAACACCTCCTCGAGCGTGGCGTAGACCGCAGCGGCGGTCTTGCGCGGAAGCTCGTTCTGCTCGGCGAGCAGATTGATCAGGGCCGACTTGGTCAAGCTCTCCTTCACCGGACGAATCGCGGCGGCTTCGGGTTTCTTGGCCTTCTTGACCGCCGCAGGCTTCTCGCTCTTCGCCTTGGCCATCGCAAATCTCCCTCGAATTCCCATGAAAAGACGCGTCATATCGAACGCGCCATGTGAGGATTCGTTTGCTAACGCTTCGAGAACTGATTCGCAATCGGCGCAGCGCTCGATTTTTGCAATGCCGGCTGCGCAAAATCACTCGTCGAACACGCCCTCCAGCGCATAATGCGTCACTGTCTTGCGATTGGCGATGAGCTCGTCGATCGTCGGCTCGCCCTTCAGAGCGCGGGAAATCGCCAGCTTCGTCGCCTCGTAATTGGTGCGATAGAGATCGCGCCGATCGAGATTGGGATCGGTCGCGCAACGCGGATCGAGCCAGATCATGATGATCATGACGAGATCATCGACCTGATCTTTCGGAATGATTCCTTCCGAAACCGCATCGACGATGGCGTCGCCAGTCGCCGCCTGCACGACGCCGCCGAGCAGTTCGACGTAGTCATTGGAGCGCACCGTCATCTTGGTCGTCATCATGGTGGCGGGGCGCACCTGCTGATTGAGGTCGCGAATGACGAACATGCGCGGATGGCCCGCGACCTGTCCCGTCATCGAGGCGAAAGCCGTCCCCACCGGGCCTTTGACGCTGCCGATCATGACTTCCGGCATGGCGTCGGTAAATTGCCCGTCCGCCGCCAGAACCGTCGCTTCGCCCGTGGCCAGCCAGATCTCGCTCATATGGTTTTTCCTTCTCTTTCATCGGTCGGTGGCGGTCGAATAGCACCGGCCGTCCGCCGCCGGAAGGGGCGCGCACGAATGCTGTAATTCTATCTTCTAAATGTGATTATCGCGCGCTAGACTGCGGCTCTGTTTCGAGAGAGGCCGCAATGAAGATTTTCGCCCCGACACTTCTC from Methylosinus sp. C49 encodes the following:
- a CDS encoding GNAT family N-acetyltransferase, producing the protein MATTPFWINRSAFLGSLPGPSRAAEQSAAGREGVMTNGSLETEALDVERMSERVRDWAELVSRAIEPNGFLEPGFALPAARHFPAKSRPLFVTVWRRAGVQGARRLVALFPIVAPGFSLGAATARGWLHKQAALATPLLDRECAEEAAAALLDWFAGNRSGAGAVLIPMTPMSGPVFAAFTRAARATGRDWRVLDRHERAALLAGGDPEEVWTRMSSRKALSEMRRRRRRLEEAGELKRVVYSTPAEIPRATEDFLALEASGWKAERGALLGHPSLATFVRSATRLLAREGKIRIHSLELAGKPIAMGVVIESGARSYFWKIAYDESLRAQAPGVQLVYAITEMQSERADMAITDSCAIPGHYMIERCWPDRLVVCDLMVQAKTDGVTQFAEAHAKEVWRRRLRETAKRLYHRVLSRKR
- a CDS encoding DUF72 domain-containing protein, translated to MIRVGIGGWSFAPWRGLFYPQTLPVGEELAFASRHVTAIEINATFYRTQSRASFVKWREATPDDFVFAVKAHRAAVNARALSETGETIEHFLASGVTELSDKLGPILWQLPPYRRFHAEELAAFLKLLPKKRGALRLRHALEVRHPSFLDEKFIALLRAENIAAVFVDSADDPAIADATADFVYARLKHARDDRVIGYPAEELDLWARRAREWERGATPADLPHLAAPATKNARDVFVFVINGAKRRAPAAAQALIARLRA
- a CDS encoding M48 family metallopeptidase, encoding MSAEPQPEALDDEAVIFFDGWSSRKRRVALRFGASLEIVQNGATLASWPYDDIRRIDSPIFALRRETAAAGELARLELHDPRLHNEIIARCPYLAGKTRPGANRAIVYWSLAATTSFVALIWFGIPFAADRIAPLVPHSFERRIGEAAEAQLRSVFSAEPCGGEKGARALTRLSERLQSAAALEEPARIEALRSAIPNALALPGGKIYVFSGLLTRAKTPDEVAGVVAHEIGHLKHRDSMRKLIATGGTSYLIGLLFGDVTGAGALVFASKALIGAAHSREAEAQADAFAADLMARLGRPAKPLGDLLTRISGAENSAFGLLHDHPLTADRLAALAAADRGERGPPLLDDENWAALKAICKKDDVKPEAAQ
- a CDS encoding DUF898 family protein, translating into MSDISFADEHVAARSPSEAAPVPVLFTGDNGAFRRLVTRGALLELVTAGFYRFWLATNMRRYLWSSTVIGGDALEYVGTARELLFGFFFALAILAPVYIAYIVVGFEAERQKAFASLPLGLFFAAFGQFAIYRARRYRLNRSAWRGLRFGMGGSGLAYMFRAIGWGLLIALTLGLALPWAEAALERYKMRNTYYGALEGDFVGRGGDFFKRGWWIWAVSLAYPMLLYVLARSSERPGVPAGDGSGRTMVNNSSATGLLIILGVVVAFLLYPSLYAAFKGAQWRWWIDGLRLGGIRLESKLDTTRLLTNYYALFAIVVGLTIVAIVLVIVAAKMTGFQGAVTPGRQFPIGTMTAWIGVYVATFLAIGVASRIFLTQRVWKLVASSVVVHDLAEAEDVAMHASVTPSAIGEGFADSLDVVGF
- a CDS encoding SDR family oxidoreductase — encoded protein: MAEHWFISGANRGIGHGLAMLLADRGDDVDASVRSEEARERLQKDVARHRARFSIHVFDQRDEAGIRAAARELAGPLDVLVCNAGAYGPQTQSTLDMDFPGALDLFDVNTLGPLRLVQAFLPLMLRADNPRIALMSSGLGSMAMEGSTNIAYRAAKAALNKIAQGLAHDLKREKVTVVALSPGWVRTDMGGKNADLSVEESASGILKTLDALTLADTGRFLDYRGRDVPW
- a CDS encoding alpha/beta hydrolase, giving the protein MSRFSKRVRFSSFALCLALATGGCGGRPHGVLTPQPQTAGTNRVELLVATTRSDRGAEPGDLFTGERGKGLAFADIAISIPPDGARQIGEVQWPDSLPGDPTREFVTLRADLLGQQEAARRFDARIVKTPKRQALVFVHGFNTLFAEAVYRLAQIVHDSGTSALPVLFTWPSRGKLLDYGYDHESASYSRDALEHVLHMLAKDPSVGEISILAHSMGNWVTLEALRQMAIRDRGLPSKIKNVMLAAPDVDYDVFTRQIAEIDEHRAIFTLFVSREDEALAASRHVWGDKVRLGGIDPAREPFKDALAERRFTVVDLSTVKSADPLGHGTFAQSPEIVRSIGARLAQGQTLADNQNGVGERLGQVATGAASTVGTAASVAVSTPFAIVDPRTRENLGDQLQRLGEQMNDTASAGADVVSRPLH
- a CDS encoding transporter substrate-binding protein, which gives rise to MADSSAGKLPCAFLLAATLAACFTPVALGWAGGDPLLCWIAAALAAFAAASAIERRLSAQIVALEKIAAGDRYAPFPPASGRSAARLRGVAEELRRALIAADAFAVAERSRAAEQSIREAGRAFFMQRLRQIAEETEDALAVADAGARSAAGDCAACNGDMLRGLSDAAAAAATAAQNVDGLALAARDAIIGLVARSSRQVTASRMAADRSAADLARAEDIVRGLAAAAGRIGAVSKLIQSIAGQTSLLALNATIEAARAGESGRGFAVVASEVKTLANQTARAAAEIETQIDSIRYAVEDTVGAIAEVSTSVEAVAGVNRDLADTLSREAAELEDIGARASLVARGVGEALPDVGGAVARAHSGGRSALAAAQTMLGSSKSLVCAVDRYFADLDNGAIRIGILHSLSGTMTSSERPLQELLTMLVERCNAQGGLLGRPLEAVILDPRSDPALYAEQARLLLEERGVAAIFGCWTSASRKAVLPVVEKAKGLLFYPSQYEGEERSPNIVYAGGTPSQTAIPAVDFLKGLGARRFLLIGNDDVYPRVTNAILRAYLVAHGADASDIAEIYAPPGLEDWRAIARDARRFAARSGAAIVSTVSGDANLRFFGALGDVAFAPTLSLSIGEAELPALAHCDIDGLYVAWNYLQSIDCPENRSFVAQWRRYKNESDATTNDAMEASYLGFELWRAAVVAAGSVDVAAVRRALPLHALRAPSGFSLRLDAETQHLHKPAFIGRVARGGIAPVFVGEGLIAPQPWSPWLTKNRAGKARAA
- a CDS encoding HU family DNA-binding protein, translated to MAKAKSEKPAAVKKAKKPEAAAIRPVKESLTKSALINLLAEQNELPRKTAAAVYATLEEVFLGSVHPRGVGEFTLPGLLKVSLRKVPARKAGTLVRNPATGEMVKAAAKPASVRVKIRALSKLKTAATP
- the fae gene encoding formaldehyde-activating enzyme gives rise to the protein MSEIWLATGEATVLAADGQFTDAMPEVMIGSVKGPVGTAFASMTGQVAGHPRMFVIRDLNQQVRPATMMTTKMTVRSNDYVELLGGVVQAATGDAIVDAVSEGIIPKDQVDDLVMIIMIWLDPRCATDPNLDRRDLYRTNYEATKLAISRALKGEPTIDELIANRKTVTHYALEGVFDE